A section of the Humulus lupulus chromosome 2, drHumLupu1.1, whole genome shotgun sequence genome encodes:
- the LOC133813932 gene encoding glutathione S-transferase T3-like — translation MVSRNYRPSMEKSSIDLNRETSSTSISETQPEHGVEGLENVVLHNEDESRHKCKVKWSKEATILLISGWLNTSKDVIVFNDQTSTHFWARMAEYYNTNQKGEQARTGRQCKDYWNKMNQKVARFNGCYKRVQQAHHSGWSDEQILENAHQLYKSKNNNSNFLLMDCWRLLKDEPKWNTMYQPKGGKRTKVSESGAFTSSSNADISDDKYVKWALLAKRQQREKGRKKKDTHAKFIEISERKASAFDKLVAIKEKETEDNRMTKYIDYLIMDTSHMTPEQKKDHEKLYFLCVTYAYILVDFDKEEEEEEEEESTYLLSGIQMIFLQ, via the exons ATGGTTTCAAGAAATTATAGGCCAAGTATGGAAAAGTCTAGTATTGATTTGAATCGTGAAACATCATCAACATCTATCTCTGAAACCCAACCTGAACATGGTGTTGAAGGGTTGGAAAATGTAGTTCTACACAATGAAGATGAATCAAGACATAAATGTAAAGTCAAATGGAGCAAGGAAGCCACTATACTTTTGATAAGTGGATGGCTTAATACATCTAAGGATGTCATTGTGTTTAATGACCAAACTTCTACACATTTCTGGGCTCGGATGGCAGAATACTACAACACCAACCAAAAAGGTGAGCAAGCAAGAACTGGAAGGCAATGCAAAGATTATTGGAACAAGATGAATCAAAAGGTGGCGCGTTTCAATGGGTGTTATAAACGAGTACAACAAGCACATCACAGTGGTTGGTCTGATGAGCAAATTCTTGAGAATGCACATCAATTGTACAAATCTAAAAATAACAACTCAAATTTTCTGCTTATGGACTGTTGGAGATTGCTAAAGGATGAGCCGAAATGGAATACAATGTACCAACCAAAAGGTGGTAAGAGAACAAAGGTGTCAGAATCAGGGGCatttacttcttcttccaatgcagaCATCAGTGATGATAAGTACGTGAAGTGGGCCCTACTGGCCAAAAGGCAGCaaagagaaaaaggaaggaaaaaaaaagatacACATGCTAAATTTATTGAGATTAGTGAACGGAAAGCATCTGCATTTGATAAATTGGTGGCGATAAAGGAGAAAGAGACAGAAGATAATAGGATGACAAAATACATAGATTATCTCATTATGGACACGTCGCATATGACTCCTGAACAAAAGAAAGATCATGAAAAATTGT ACTTTCTTTGTGTAACATATGCTTATATCCTTGTTGATTttgataaagaagaagaagaagaagaagaagaagaatccaCTTATTTGTTGAGTGGTATTCAAATGATTTTTCTACAATAA
- the LOC133817331 gene encoding protein trichome birefringence-like 43, which produces MGCLGFSITQSIDVVVVVLVFLFLSGSEAKNEEGHEHFNRLVTVTQPNTTTTKGCDLSEGNWVYDPSYPLYDTLKCPFVEKEFDCVQNGRPDKLYLKLRWQPSACRLPRFDGRDFLWRFRGKSIMFVGDSLSLNQWQSLTCMLHAANPLVQYKLVRVGDLSVFSFPAYNVKVMFSRNAFLVDIVGTSVGRVLELNSVRGATLWKNVDVLIFNTWHWWLHTGRKQPWDFIQDGQILLKDMDRLVAYEKALNTWANWIDTNVDPTKTRVFFQGISPDHNNATEWGDMSGRSCAGQAKALDGLSYRAGPHPAELVVEKVVRSISKPVSLLNVTALSQLRKDGHPSFYGHGGHRDMDCSHWCLAGVPDTWNLILYAALIQT; this is translated from the exons ATGGGTTGTTTAGGCTTTAGCATAACACAAAGTATtgatgtagtagtagtagttctgGTATTTCTATTCCTCTCAGGGAGCGAAGCAAAGAATGAGGAAGGTCATGAGCATTTCAACCGGTTAGTGACAGTGACACAACCCAATACGACGACAACGAAGGGGTGTGATTTGTCGGAGGGTAACTGGGTATACGACCCGTCGTATCCTCTGTACGACACCTTGAAATGTCCCTTTGTAGAGAAGGAGTTCGATTGTGTGCAGAACGGTCGACCTGACAAGCTCTACCTCAAGCTCAGATGGCAGCCCTCTGCTTGCAGATTACCAAG ATTCGACGGCCGAGATTTCTTGTGGAGGTTCAGAGGAAAAAGCATAATGTTTGTGGGGGACTCGTTGAGTTTAAACCAATGGCAATCTCTTACTTGCATGCTTCACGCAGCTAACCCACTCGTCCAATACAAATTGGTTAGGGTTGGAGACCTCTCTGTATTTTCATTTCCG GCATACAATGTGAAGGTAATGTTCTCTAGGAATGCATTTCTAGTTGATATTGTAGGCACAAGTGTGGGACGAGTTCTTGAACTCAACTCAGTTCGAGGTGCAACACTGTGGAAGAACGTCGACGTTTTGATCTTCAACACCTGGCACTGGTGGCTTCACACTGGCAGAAAACAGCC ATGGGATTTCATTCAAGATGGGCAAATTTTATTAAAGGACATGGACCGATTGGTTGCGTACGAGAAAGCTTTGAACACATGGGCTAATTGGATCGACACCAACGTTGATCCAACAAAAACTAGAGTCTTCTTTCAGGGCATTTCCCCCGACCATAATAA TGCAACCGAATGGGGAGATATGAGTGGAAGGAGCTGTGCTGGACAAGCAAAAGCACTAGATGGGTTGAGCTACAGAGCTGGGCCACACCCGGCAGAACTGGTGGTAGAGAAAGTGGTTCGCTCCATTTCAAAGCCTGTGTCTTTGCTTAACGTTACAGCGCTGTCACAGCTAAGAAAGGACGGTCACCCCTCCTTCTACGGCCACGGCGGCCACCGTGACATGGACTGCAGTCATTGGTGTCTCGCCGGAGTTCCTGATACTTGGAATCTTATCTTATATGCTGCTCTTATACAAACTTAA
- the LOC133813933 gene encoding uncharacterized mitochondrial protein AtMg00810-like has protein sequence MIFDVDAFKHKLNSKFKLKDLGPLHFFLGLEIGRASNGISVSQRPFVLQLLHETGFLGAKPSSTPTKLNIKLNKDDGELLTNPTSYKSLIGKSINLTITRPAISFAVNCVNRLSQFLQEPRQPHYKAAQKLLEYLKGNPAQGLFFHSATCSLSNNVAALHLSASNFQLKAFSDVDWATCLDTRRSITGYYIYLGKSLVSWKSKKQTTVSRSFAEAEYRAMANTTCKLLWLLALLKDFRIQHTQTTVMYRDKHRCLAYLRELRLL, from the coding sequence ATGATCTTTGATGTTGATGCTTTCAAGCACAAATTAAACTCTAAGTTCAAGCTTAAAGATCTTGGACCATTACATTTTTTTCTTGGCCTTGAAATAGGTCGGGCTTCTAATGGTATTTCTGTCTCTCAAAGACCCTTTGTTCTGCAATTATTGCATGAAACAGGTTTTTTAGGTGCCAAACCTTCTTCAACTCCTACGAAACTTAATATTAAGTTGAACAAAGATGATGGAGAGTTACTAACCAATCCTACTTCATACAAGAGTTTAATTGGTAAATCGATTAATCTAACCATTACAAGACCAGCTATTTCTTTTGCTGTGAACTGTGTGAACAGGTTAAGCCAATTTTTACAAGAGCCTAGACAACCTCATTATAAGGCTGCTCAAAAACTCCTCGAATACCTCAAAGGCAATCCTGCTCAAGGCCTATTTTTTCACTCAGCTACATGTTCACTATCCAACAATGTTGCTGCCCTACATCTTTCAGCATCAAATTTTCAGCTCAAAGCCTTTTCAGATGTCGATTGGGCCACTTGTCTGGATACAAGACGTTCTATCACCGGCTACTACATTTATTTGGGCAAATCTCTTGTATCTTGGAAATCTAAAAAGCAAACCACAGTTTCAAGGTCTTTTGCAGAGGCTGAATACCGTGCTATGGCCAACACAACTTGTAAACTACTATGGTTACTTGCTTTGTTAAAGGATTTCAGGATTCAACATACACAAACAACCGTCATGTACCGTGACAAACACCGCTGCCTTGCATATCTCAGAGAACTCCGTCTTTTATGA